The stretch of DNA TTTCTAAATCTTTCCATAGTTCTTTAAAAAGAGATTTTGGCATATCAGGATGTCTTAGGATATTGTGTGGTTTTCCTATTAGTTCACCTATTTTATATCCTGAAATTAAAGCAAATGTTTCATTTGCATAAGTGATATTTCCTTTTAAATCAGTTCTTGAAACAATTAATTCTTCTTTTGGAACAATAGTTTCACATAAAAAATTTCCACTTAAGAATTCCATGTTATTTTCCTGTTTTATCAAATGTTCTAGCAAATCCCTCTAAATCTTTTTTCTTCAAATCACCGTTATAAACGATTTCATGTGATTGAATATTTTTGTCATTTAAAACTTTTGGTACAAGGTCTGCATTTTCTAAAA from Arcobacter suis CECT 7833 encodes:
- a CDS encoding PAS domain-containing protein yields the protein MEFLSGNFLCETIVPKEELIVSRTDLKGNITYANETFALISGYKIGELIGKPHNILRHPDMPKSLFKELWKDLETKGLWSGIVKNKRKDDGFYWVYAEISGVFKNGILVEYKSIRTPISFEEKVKYQLLYDQIKKEDNETTRRVIYS